The genomic window GTGCTCGTCGTGTCGTCGCCCCGCGCCGCCGAGGCGGTGTTGCGCACGCACGACCACGTGTTCGCGTCCCGGCCGCGCTCCGTGGTCGCCGAGGTCGTCCTGTACGGCTCCTCCGACATCGGCTTCGCGCCGTACGGGGACCACTGGCGGAAGGCCAGGAAGCTCGTCACCACTCACCTGCTCACCGTCAGAAGGGTGCAGTCGTTCCGCCACGCCCGCGAGGAAGAGGTAGGCTGTGTGCTCCTGCGCAAGCGACAATACCTCTGTGTGTCTGCAAGCCACAATAACTATGTGACGTATGCTTGGGTAGGTGAGCACGGTGATGGCTCAGATCGCCGAGGCGGCCGCTGCTGGCGCGGCGGTGGACGTGGCCGAGCTGCTCGGCTCGTTCATGAATGATCTGGCGTGCCGCGCCGTAATGGGCAAGTCATCCGGCCGGGGCCGGAGCAAGCTTTTGCGGGAGCTCGTTGCCGACACGTCGCCCCTCTTGGGAGGCTTCAACGTCGAGGAGTTCTTCCCGTTGCTGGCTCGCTTCGGCGTTCTCAGCAAGGTGGTCCGCGCCAAGTCAGAGCGACTGAGGAAGAGGTGGGACGAGCTCCTGGACGGGCTGATCGACGACCATGAGAGCATGTACGAGCCGATGGCAGCGGCGTCGTCGGCGAGTGATCTcaaggacgacgacgaggacttCATACATATCTTGCTCTCTGTTCGACAGGAGTACGGCCTCACCAGAGAGTCCATGAAAGCTATCCTACTTGTAAGTTCAGCTGATCTGATGTTTCGCACAAGAAGTTGTTGATACACAATTTTGGTAGATATACATCATCAGGATGTACATGCAGGACGTATTTTTCGGCGGCATAGACACAGCAGCTTCGCTACTCGAATACACCATCATTGAGCTCATTCAGAGGCCACACGTGATGAAGAAACTACAGGCCGAGGTTCGGAGCAGCAGCCTGCCCCAGCACCAGCAGGGACAAGACATCGTCAGAGAGGCAGACCTGAACAACATGGCCTACCTGAGAGCTGTCATAAAGGAGGCGATCCGGCTACGCACCGTGACGCCGCTGCTGGCGCCGCACCTCTCCATGGCCCGCTGCACCATC from Miscanthus floridulus cultivar M001 chromosome 11, ASM1932011v1, whole genome shotgun sequence includes these protein-coding regions:
- the LOC136493284 gene encoding indole-2-monooxygenase-like; translation: MHRTPQAESTYHPIAMANLPQQFMRELTAPRAWFLLLLPLFLLLVRYSVSSKRARKRQQRQLDEDDDHLPLPPSPPALPVFGHLHLIGSLPHVSLRNLATKHGSDLMLLRLGAMPVLVVSSPRAAEAVLRTHDHVFASRPRSVVAEVVLYGSSDIGFAPYGDHWRKARKLVTTHLLTVRRVQSFRHAREEEVSTVMAQIAEAAAAGAAVDVAELLGSFMNDLACRAVMGKSSGRGRSKLLRELVADTSPLLGGFNVEEFFPLLARFGVLSKVVRAKSERLRKRWDELLDGLIDDHESMYEPMAAASSASDLKDDDEDFIHILLSVRQEYGLTRESMKAILLDVFFGGIDTAASLLEYTIIELIQRPHVMKKLQAEVRSSSLPQHQQGQDIVREADLNNMAYLRAVIKEAIRLRTVTPLLAPHLSMARCTIDGLAVPAGVRVLINVWAIARDARFWEDAEEFIPERFLDGGSAAEVSFRGTDFQFLPFSAGRRQCPGINFGMAAVEVMLANLVRRFDWEMPAGKAARDIDMAEEFGLVVHRKEKLLLVPKLCA